The Solea senegalensis isolate Sse05_10M linkage group LG9, IFAPA_SoseM_1, whole genome shotgun sequence genome has a segment encoding these proteins:
- the med18 gene encoding mediator of RNA polymerase II transcription subunit 18 isoform X1, whose product MFICVNSTGETMFSYFRLKSVWVKMEAPPVTVMPVTGGTINMMEYLLQGSVLDQALESLLHRLRGLCDNMEPESFTDHELVYLLKGQQGNPFILRARRSLSHPTAPWHLRYLGQPEVGDKSRHALVRNCVDVAASHSLPEFLNEMGFRMDHEFVANGHIFRKGVMKVVVSKLSRILVPGNTENTERLSLSYLVELSVLAPAGQDTVSEDMRSFAEQLKPLVHLEKIDPSKQRH is encoded by the exons atgtttatttgtgttaatTCCACTGGTGAAacaatgttttcatatttcagaTTGAAAAGTGTTTGGGTAAAGATGGAGGCCCCTCCTGTCACTGTGATGCCAGTCACTGGTGGAACGATCAATATGATGGAGTATCTGTTGCAAG GCAGTGTCTTAGATCAGGCTCTGGAAAGTCTCCTACATCGCCTCCGAGGTCTTTGTGACAACATGGAACCCGAGAGCTTCACAGATCATGAACTGGTTTATCTTCTGAAAGGCCAGCAGGGTAACCCCTTCATTCTCCGTGCCCGACGCTCCCTCTCTCACCCTACGGCTCCGTGGCACCTACGCTACCTGGGCCAACCTGAAGTGGGAGACAAGAGCCGCCATGCCTTGGTACGCAACTGTGTTGATGTGGCTGCATCTCACAGCCTGCCAGAGTTCCTAAATGAGATGGGCTTCCGCATGGACCATGAGTTTGTGGCAAATGGCCACATATTCCGGAAAGGTGTAATGAAAGTTGTGGTTAGCAAGCTCTCACGCATTCTGGTACCAGGTAATACGGAGAACACGGAGCGTCTGTCACTGTCGTACTTGGTGGAGCTGAGCGTGTTGGCTCCCGCTGGTCAGGACACAGTCTCGGAGGACATGCGCAGCTTTGCTGAGCAACTCAAACCCCTGGTTCATTTGGAGAAGATCGACCCAAGCAAGCAGAGACATTGA
- the med18 gene encoding mediator of RNA polymerase II transcription subunit 18 isoform X2: MEAPPVTVMPVTGGTINMMEYLLQGSVLDQALESLLHRLRGLCDNMEPESFTDHELVYLLKGQQGNPFILRARRSLSHPTAPWHLRYLGQPEVGDKSRHALVRNCVDVAASHSLPEFLNEMGFRMDHEFVANGHIFRKGVMKVVVSKLSRILVPGNTENTERLSLSYLVELSVLAPAGQDTVSEDMRSFAEQLKPLVHLEKIDPSKQRH; this comes from the exons ATGGAGGCCCCTCCTGTCACTGTGATGCCAGTCACTGGTGGAACGATCAATATGATGGAGTATCTGTTGCAAG GCAGTGTCTTAGATCAGGCTCTGGAAAGTCTCCTACATCGCCTCCGAGGTCTTTGTGACAACATGGAACCCGAGAGCTTCACAGATCATGAACTGGTTTATCTTCTGAAAGGCCAGCAGGGTAACCCCTTCATTCTCCGTGCCCGACGCTCCCTCTCTCACCCTACGGCTCCGTGGCACCTACGCTACCTGGGCCAACCTGAAGTGGGAGACAAGAGCCGCCATGCCTTGGTACGCAACTGTGTTGATGTGGCTGCATCTCACAGCCTGCCAGAGTTCCTAAATGAGATGGGCTTCCGCATGGACCATGAGTTTGTGGCAAATGGCCACATATTCCGGAAAGGTGTAATGAAAGTTGTGGTTAGCAAGCTCTCACGCATTCTGGTACCAGGTAATACGGAGAACACGGAGCGTCTGTCACTGTCGTACTTGGTGGAGCTGAGCGTGTTGGCTCCCGCTGGTCAGGACACAGTCTCGGAGGACATGCGCAGCTTTGCTGAGCAACTCAAACCCCTGGTTCATTTGGAGAAGATCGACCCAAGCAAGCAGAGACATTGA